In one window of Helianthus annuus cultivar XRQ/B chromosome 17, HanXRQr2.0-SUNRISE, whole genome shotgun sequence DNA:
- the LOC110921177 gene encoding uncharacterized protein LOC110921177: MIHHPQLHTTAIPPSLRMTSSPSTAFRHLFRHLSVRRPPLPSLRLTSAVTVRAFSSDETNTEIPINGEKVVNKPPICTADELHYVSVKNSDWRLALWRYCASPQAISRKHPLLLLSGVGTNAIGYDLSRESSFARHMCEQGFDTWILEVRGAGLSMQATNLKEIEQSAHEISNQMEAVASSESLNINGTVTIESKAYRTNQQPTVLEESVLVTKLTETLITLSNRVSGFLSESQSRLISAKLFDQFSKLVGDSFLAERFNEIRNNILSLLEGRQDSGAVNQIRDLSQKLINIIEEGQRPVSPPLFDLQGWLNATMEDFQKQLDMIVKFNWDFDHYLEEDVPAAMEYIKAHTQPEDGKLVAVGHSMGGILLYSMLSRYGSEGRDPGLAAVVTLASSLDYTSSKSTLKLLLPLADPAQALNVPIVPLGAMLTAAYPFTSRPPYVLSWLNHMISAGDMMHPDLLKKLVLNNFCTIPAKLLLQLASALRERGLCDRSGTFFYKDHINKINIPVLAIAGDQDAICPPEAVQETVKLIPENLVTYKLFGEPDGPHYAHYDLVGGRLAVDEVYPCVIEFLSVHDQK, from the exons ATGATTCATCATCCACAACTACACACCACCGCCATTCCTCCCTCTCTCCGCATGACGTCATCACCGTCCACCGCCTTCCGCCACCTCTTCCGTCACCTCTCCGTCCGCCGCCCTCCGTTGCCGTCACTCCGGTTAACATCCGCCGTTACCGTTAGGGCTTTCTCTTCCGACGAAACGAACACCGAGATTCCGATCAACGGCGAGAAGGTTGTTAATAAGCCTCCGATTTGTACTGCGGATGAGTTGCACTATGTTTCTGTTAAGAATTCCGACTGGCGACTTGCGTTGTGGCGGTATTGTGCTTCTCCTCAG GCGATATCGAGGAAGCATCCATTGTTGCTGTTATCAGGCGTTGGAACAAATGCGATCGGATATGATCTGTCACGTGAG TCTTCGTTTGCTCGCCATATGTGTGAACAAGGATTCGACACCTGGATTCTCGAGGTTCGAGGAGCCGGTTTAAGCATGCAAGCTACCAATCTCAAAGAGATCGAACAATCAGCCCATGAAATATCAAATCAAATGGAAGCTGTAGCTTCATCTGAATCTCTAAACATTAATGGAACTGTCACAATAGAATCAAAGGCTTATAGAACTAACCAACAACCAACTGTACTCGAGGAATCAGTACTTGTCACCAAGTTAACCGAAACACTAATAACCCTGTCTAACAGAGTATCTGGCTTTCTTAGTGAAAGTCAATCAAGACTAATTTCCGCTAAATTATTTGACCAATTTTCAAAGTTGGTAGGAGATTCTTTTCTAGCAGAACGATTTAATGAAATAAGAAACAACATTTTAAGTTTGTTGGAAGGAAGACAAGACTCTGGTGCTGTGAACCAAATAAGGGATTTAAGTCAAAAGCTGATTAATATTATTGAAGAAGGTCAACGTCCTGTTTCACCGcctttgtttgacttgcaaggaTGGTTGAATGCAACCATGGAAGATTTCCAGAAGCAGTTGGATATGATTGTCAAATTCAATTGGGATTTCGATCATTACCTTGAAGAGGATGTTCCTGCTGCG ATGGAATATATAAAGGCTCATACTCAACCCGAGGATGGTAAATTGGTTGCTGTTGGACACTCCATGGGTGGCATTTTACTATATTCAATGCTGTCGCGATATG GTTCTGAAGGAAGGGATCCAGGGTTGGCAGCGGTTGTTACTCTGGCATCTTCACTTGACTACACGTCTTCAAAGTCAACACTTAAATTACTCTTACCGCTT GCAGATCCTGCACAAGCCCTAAATGTGCCCATTGTTCCTTTAGGGGCAATGCTAACAGCTGCTTATCCTTTTACATCTCGTCCTCCTTATGTATTATCGTGGCTCAATCATATGATATCAGCAGGAGATATGATGCATCCAGATTTATTAAAAAAACTGGTTTTGAACAACTTTT GCACGATACCTGCTAAACTCTTGCTACAGCTGGCATCTGCTTTGAGAGAGCGTGGTTTATGTGACAGAAGCGGGACATTTTTCTACAAAGATCATATTAATAAAATCAATATTCCAGTTTTGGCTATTGCTGGTGATCAAGATGCAATATGTCCCCCAGAAGCTGTACAAG AAACGGTGAAGCTGATTCCTGAGAATTTGGTTACCTATAAACTTTTCGGTGAACCGGATGGCCCGCATTATGCCCATTACGATTTGGTTGGGGGCCGACTG